The nucleotide window GCACTACTGTCGCGGTCGGTCCGATCGTTCGTGATCAAGGGCGGCAGGGTCGTCGCCGAAACCACCAAGTCCACCACTCTTCACCAGGATCACCCATGACCGTCAAGCCCCGGATCGGAACCAAGCCTCGGATCCCAGCCGAGATCAGCGCATCGATTCTCGCCGCCACCACCGCCTTCATCGGCGGTGGCGTCCTGCACCTGCCCGTCTGGGGCATCTTCATCAGCTGGGCGGCCACCCACCTGGCCGGCGGTCCGCGCTTGTCGATCATGAAACGGTTGTGGGTCGCGATGCCTGCCGGGTCGACCTTCGCGTTGATCGTGATCTTGCTCGACAAGCAGTTCGGTACCATCCTCGGCGATGGCTACTGGGCCACCTGCGGTGTGCTGGCCGTGATCATCTTCGTGGTGAACTCGGCGCTGATGTACACCGGCCGGACCAAGCTGTTCTCCCTGGTGCCGGGCATGTTCATGGGCTTCGCATCGATGTTCGCCACCACCTTCGGTGGCTTCGGTCCGGATCCGCAGAACGTCTTCGTCTGCTGGATCGCCACCATCGCGATGAACTTCCTCGGCCCGATCTACTCCTGGATCCGGGTTCGGGTCTCGCCCGAGCGTGACGAGGTCGCGCACCTGCGGGATCTGTCCATTAAGGCTGACGAATCAGCCAGCTGATCGATCAAGATCAACAAGTACGGGGCGGGCGCTACTCGGCGTCCGCCCCGTCCTCGTCGGTGAACATCGCCAACGACCGCTCCCGGGTCCTGATCACGTGCCGACGGGCCAGAATCCCTGCCCACTCGACGTCCTGTTCCTCGATCGCGGCCAACTGCTCAGCATGATCACGCAGCAGATCGGCATCGTGGCCGACGATGGTGGTGCGGAACAAGCGGCGGATGGTCAGACTCAGCGGTTCCATGATCACCTGCAGCCGGCGGTGATGACTCGCCCGTGCCAGGGCCGCATGGAATTCGGCGTTGGAGCGTGACCCGGTCGGCGCATCGAAACAGGCCGCCGCCTCGGATGCGTTGTTGATCGCCGCGCGCAACTGCGCAAGAT belongs to Microlunatus elymi and includes:
- a CDS encoding DUF1097 domain-containing protein, producing the protein MTVKPRIGTKPRIPAEISASILAATTAFIGGGVLHLPVWGIFISWAATHLAGGPRLSIMKRLWVAMPAGSTFALIVILLDKQFGTILGDGYWATCGVLAVIIFVVNSALMYTGRTKLFSLVPGMFMGFASMFATTFGGFGPDPQNVFVCWIATIAMNFLGPIYSWIRVRVSPERDEVAHLRDLSIKADESAS
- a CDS encoding GntR family transcriptional regulator: MLTEDQTPSLRDRVTSQISERIIDGELRAGERIHERHLSEELGVSRVPVREAILTLAAQGLITVKPRSGAFVRKLTRRDVAELFDVREALEPAIAAAAARARTEDDLAQLRAAINNASEAAACFDAPTGSRSNAEFHAALARASHHRRLQVIMEPLSLTIRRLFRTTIVGHDADLLRDHAEQLAAIEEQDVEWAGILARRHVIRTRERSLAMFTDEDGADAE